The following coding sequences are from one Nicotiana tabacum cultivar K326 chromosome 1, ASM71507v2, whole genome shotgun sequence window:
- the LOC107774204 gene encoding GTP-binding protein At2g22870: protein MFISHLPKLHSHFSIFCPKPKILITSTLLSKSKTTPVSHFSSVTAAANTLLQNPDSQTKNLELEDVQEQNTHIEISVEKLFVPPDTDISSGSRPLSARILKGSNIVLSKYAGDAQVEQAEFVKSSVETEECPSDGKPEFALVGRSNVGKSSLLNSLVKRKKLALTSKKPGKTQCINHFRINDSWYLVDLPGYGYAAAPHEVRTDWAKFTKDYFLNRPTLVSVFLLIDASIPAKKIDLEYASWLGQNQIPMTLVFTKCDKRKKKKNGGRRPEENLQDFLELIQKFFQTVPPWIMTSSVTNQGRDEILLHMSQLRNYWLKH from the exons ATGTTTATCAGTCATCTTCCTAAACTCCATTCCCACTTCTCCATTTTCTGCCCAAAGCCCAAGATTCTCATAACATCCACACTCTTATCCAAATCCAAAACAACCCCAGTTTCCCATTTTTCATCAGTTACAGCAGCAGCCAACACACTCCTCCAAAACCCAGACTCACAAACCAAGAATTTGGAACTTGAAGATGTTCAAGAACAAAATACCCACATAGAAATTTCAGTTGAAAAGCTATTTGTTCCACCTGATACTGATATTTCTTCTGGTTCAAGGCCCTTGAGTGCTAGGATTTTAAAAGGGTCAAATATTGTGCTCAGCAAATATGCTGGGGATGCTCAAGTGGAGCAAGCTGAGTTTGTGAAGAGCAGTGTGGAGACTGAGGAATGTCCCTCTGATGGAAAGCCTGAGTTTGCTCTTGTTGGGAGGTCCAATGTGGGCAAATCTTCTTTGCTTAACTCGCTTGTGAAGCGTAAAAAGCTTGCTCTTACTTCCAAGAAACCAG GGAAGACACAATGCATCAATCATTTCCGGATCAACGATAGCTGGTACCTTGTAGATTTACCAGGCTACGG GTATGCAGCTGCACCACATGAAGTACGGACAGATTGGGCTAAGTTCACCAAAGATTATTTCCTAAACCGGCCAACCCTTGTCTCAGTCTTCCTCCTCATAGATGCTAGCATCCCTGCAAAAAAGATTGATCTTGAGTATGCAAGTTGGTTGGGACAGAATCAG ATCCCAATGACACTAGTTTTCACCAAGTGTGATAAgcggaaaaagaagaagaatggagGGAGAAGGCCTGAAGAGAATTTGCAGGATTTTCTAGAGTTGATACAGAAGTTCTTCCAAACTGTACCACCTTGGATTATGACAAGTAGTGTCACCAACCAAGGTCGAGATGAGATACTGTTGCACATGTCTCAGCTGCGAAACTATTGGCTCAAGCATTGA
- the LOC107774203 gene encoding large ribosomal subunit protein eL37 yields the protein MGKGTGSFGKRRNKTHTLCVRCGRRSFHIQKSRCSACAYPAARLRKYNWSVKALRRKTTGTGRMRYLRNVPRRFKTNFREGTEATPRKKGAAVAS from the exons ATG GGAAAAGGAACAGGTAGTTTTGGTAAGAGGAGGAACAAGACACACACACTGTGTGTGAGATGTGGTCGTCGCAGCTTCCACATCCAGAAGAGTCGTTGTTCAGCTTGTGCTTATCCTGCTGCTCGTCTCAGAAAat ATAACTGGAGCGTCAAGGCACTTAGGAGAAAGACCACTGGAACTGGCCGCATGAGGTACCTCCGCAATGTACCACGTAGGTTTAAGACCAACTTCAGAGAAG GAACCGAGGCTACTCCAAGGAAGAAGGGTGCTGCTGTAGCCTCTTAA